In the Longimicrobium terrae genome, one interval contains:
- a CDS encoding ABC-F family ATP-binding cassette domain-containing protein yields MNVLNVQELRKSYGTRVVFDGVSFALDEGEKVGFIGVNGSGKSTLFRIVAGLEGHEGGTLAFQRGIRTGYLSQEPEFEPGATILSTVAGGKPDLLDAIREYHAVGEALAAGTGDVDRLLARQERAAGRIDSLGGWDYEHQMENVLTRLGVEQWERPVEGLSGGERKRVALARVLLQAPELLLLDEPTNHLDADTTAWLEEHLESYPGAVMLITHDRYFLDRVVTRMLEVSTGELVGYPGGYTEYLEAKAERMERASVEEAKRQKLIAQELAWVRRSPSARTGKQKARIGRLGGLEAEQKEKRLPNRTTVEMAMNEAPRLGRTVLNLHHVRKSFGERTLIRDLDTMLSAGERIGIIGPNGAGKTTLLRIILGQEPADSGEVEIGKNTRIAYFDQRREDLNPEHSVYEAAADSDWVMVAGQRTHLRSYLETFLFPPEKQRQVVRSLSGGERNRLLLARLFLQDANLLMLDEPTNDLDLVTLQVLESVLADYGGCVVVVTHDRFFLDKVATGLIVFEKDGAVRRHAGNYDLYRRLKEQREAEAAEAAQAHTQARKATAATAAAKADGGKKLSWKEKKELDGMEAAIEKAEARKEELSARLADPALYTGPADELARVTSAFREAGEAVDVLYARWAELEELAG; encoded by the coding sequence ATGAACGTTCTCAACGTACAGGAGCTCCGAAAGAGCTACGGCACCCGCGTCGTCTTCGACGGCGTCTCGTTCGCGCTCGACGAGGGCGAAAAGGTCGGCTTCATCGGCGTCAACGGATCGGGGAAGAGCACCCTGTTCCGCATCGTCGCCGGGCTGGAAGGGCACGAGGGCGGCACGCTGGCGTTTCAGCGCGGCATCCGCACCGGCTACCTTTCGCAGGAACCCGAGTTCGAGCCCGGCGCCACCATCCTGTCCACGGTCGCGGGCGGCAAGCCGGACCTGCTGGACGCCATCCGCGAATACCACGCGGTGGGCGAGGCGCTGGCCGCTGGCACTGGCGACGTGGACCGGCTGCTGGCCCGGCAGGAGCGCGCCGCCGGCCGCATCGACTCGCTGGGCGGGTGGGACTACGAGCACCAGATGGAAAACGTGCTCACCCGGCTGGGCGTGGAGCAGTGGGAGCGGCCCGTGGAAGGGCTGTCCGGCGGCGAGCGCAAGCGCGTGGCGCTGGCCCGCGTGCTGCTGCAGGCGCCGGAACTGCTGCTGCTGGACGAGCCCACCAACCATCTGGACGCCGACACCACCGCGTGGCTCGAGGAGCACCTGGAGTCGTATCCGGGCGCGGTCATGCTCATCACCCACGACCGCTACTTTCTGGACCGCGTGGTCACCCGCATGCTGGAGGTGTCCACCGGCGAGCTTGTGGGCTATCCTGGCGGATACACGGAGTACCTGGAGGCCAAGGCGGAGCGGATGGAGCGCGCCTCGGTGGAAGAAGCGAAGCGGCAGAAGCTGATTGCGCAGGAACTGGCGTGGGTGCGCCGCTCGCCCTCCGCGCGCACGGGCAAGCAGAAGGCGCGCATCGGGCGGCTGGGCGGGCTGGAGGCGGAGCAGAAGGAAAAGCGCCTGCCCAACCGCACCACGGTGGAAATGGCGATGAACGAGGCACCGCGCCTGGGCCGCACCGTCCTCAATCTGCACCACGTCCGCAAGAGCTTTGGCGAGCGCACGCTCATCCGCGATCTGGATACGATGCTGTCCGCCGGAGAGCGCATCGGCATCATCGGGCCGAACGGGGCGGGAAAGACTACGCTGCTGCGCATCATCCTGGGTCAGGAGCCCGCGGATTCCGGCGAGGTGGAGATCGGCAAGAATACGCGCATCGCCTACTTCGACCAGCGCCGTGAGGACCTCAATCCCGAGCACAGCGTCTACGAGGCCGCCGCGGATTCCGACTGGGTGATGGTGGCGGGGCAGCGCACGCACCTGCGCAGCTACCTGGAAACGTTCCTCTTTCCGCCGGAGAAGCAGCGGCAGGTGGTGCGCTCGCTGTCCGGCGGAGAGCGCAACCGGCTGCTCCTGGCGCGGCTCTTTCTGCAGGACGCCAACCTGCTGATGCTGGACGAGCCCACCAACGACCTGGACCTGGTGACGCTGCAGGTTCTGGAGTCGGTGCTGGCGGATTACGGCGGGTGCGTGGTGGTGGTGACGCACGACCGGTTCTTTCTGGACAAGGTCGCCACGGGGCTCATCGTCTTTGAAAAAGACGGGGCCGTCCGCCGCCACGCGGGCAACTACGACCTGTACCGCCGCCTCAAGGAGCAGCGCGAGGCAGAGGCCGCCGAGGCCGCGCAGGCCCATACGCAGGCGCGAAAGGCGACGGCCGCGACCGCCGCGGCCAAGGCGGACGGCGGAAAGAAGCTGAGCTGGAAGGAAAAGAAGGAGCTGGACGGGATGGAGGCGGCCATTGAAAAGGCCGAGGCGCGCAAGGAAGAACTGTCCGCGCGGCTGGCCGATCCCGCGCTCTACACCGGCCCCGCCGATGAACTCGCCCGCGTCACGTCCGCCTTTCGCGAAGCCGGCGAGGCGGTGGACGTCCTCTACGCCCGCTGGGCCGAGCTGGAGGAACTCGCGGGCTGA
- a CDS encoding 5-methylcytosine restriction system specificity protein McrC — protein sequence MTTVPVENVYYLLLYAWDRIRDADTEAVSRRGYTRYQDLFAHVLADSVTPLVTRGLDRGYQLRSDEVAGVRGRLDLGSTLRSNLHSRGRTRCEFDELTDDVLHNRIVRATIRLLLDTELDDRNRKRLRVLDQRMGGVSHVRVTGRDLTRVQLHGNNSAYDFALGICRIVHDNLLVGRGGALQFRGFQATPQQMGSLFEAFIFNFLKREQSAYDPTRPHLDWHDAGGTPASRACLPKMKTDLVLQGSGRRIILDCKFYGEPLKSGTVNSSHLYQLLAYLANAAAADGEAAYEGFLLYPMVTERIALNYQLNGFPITIRSLNLNQPWEGIHNELLGMLPPPANRKASAAA from the coding sequence GTGACCACGGTACCGGTGGAGAACGTGTACTACCTGCTTCTGTACGCGTGGGACCGCATTCGCGACGCGGACACGGAGGCGGTGTCGCGGCGGGGCTATACCCGGTATCAGGATCTGTTTGCCCACGTGCTGGCCGATTCCGTCACCCCGCTGGTGACCCGCGGGCTGGACCGCGGCTACCAGTTGCGGAGCGACGAGGTTGCGGGGGTGCGCGGCAGGCTGGACCTGGGCTCCACGCTCAGATCGAACCTGCATTCGCGCGGCCGTACGCGGTGCGAGTTTGACGAGCTTACCGACGACGTGCTCCACAACCGCATCGTCCGGGCGACGATCCGGCTGCTGCTGGACACGGAACTCGACGACAGGAACAGAAAGCGGCTCAGGGTGCTGGACCAGCGGATGGGCGGGGTGTCGCACGTCAGGGTCACCGGCCGCGACCTTACCCGCGTTCAGCTGCACGGGAACAACTCCGCGTACGACTTCGCGCTGGGAATCTGCCGCATCGTGCACGACAATCTGCTGGTGGGACGCGGCGGGGCGCTCCAGTTCCGCGGGTTCCAGGCCACCCCGCAGCAGATGGGAAGCTTGTTTGAGGCGTTCATCTTCAACTTCCTGAAGCGCGAGCAGAGCGCCTACGATCCCACCCGGCCCCACCTGGACTGGCACGACGCGGGGGGAACGCCCGCCAGCCGGGCCTGTCTGCCGAAGATGAAGACCGACCTGGTTCTGCAAGGCTCAGGGCGCCGCATCATTCTGGACTGCAAGTTCTACGGCGAGCCGCTGAAGAGCGGGACGGTGAATTCCAGCCACCTGTACCAGCTCCTCGCCTACCTGGCGAATGCGGCGGCCGCTGACGGCGAGGCCGCGTACGAGGGCTTTCTGCTGTATCCCATGGTGACGGAGCGGATTGCGCTCAACTACCAGCTGAACGGGTTTCCCATCACGATCCGTTCGCTGAACCTGAACCAGCCGTGGGAGGGGATTCACAACGAGCTGCTCGGAATGCTCCCGCCCCCCGCGAACCGGAAAGCCTCCGCGGCGGCGTAG
- a CDS encoding tail fiber domain-containing protein: protein MKLRSLLLAATAGVLASGAAASAQSPVLLRLESGGTLSDRFRVDSSGTFVAFGFVRDVGNTTGCAAQLPATGAGTRFMWLPCRGSLRFGRVPIGQTNWDDSNLDDFTFAGGNQVTASGYGAFSFGDQVNVSSTVGVGFGSGVTVSGTAGFSAGASNVCSGFACTAIGYTVRAGGQGSVALGYRTTANNDYSVALGYRASNNTHTGTMVMGDESTTDSVRNQADNEFRIRYNGGIRLRVSTAANGNTPGAGGNVGCDLTVAVPSWTCASSRTLKENYLNVDGEYVLSRIRAMPITTWSMIGADAQVRHLGPVAEDFYRAFGLGIGETTIGMGDIDGVNIAAAKALEARTSRLREEVEMRTAQVNTLQAQVAEQAAQLQAAKLRSDALEARLQALEAKP from the coding sequence ATGAAACTCCGTTCCCTTCTGCTGGCCGCCACGGCCGGCGTGCTCGCCTCCGGCGCCGCGGCGTCGGCGCAGTCCCCCGTCCTGCTGCGGCTGGAGTCCGGCGGCACGCTGAGTGACCGCTTCCGCGTGGACAGCAGCGGCACCTTCGTGGCGTTCGGCTTCGTGCGCGACGTGGGCAACACCACGGGGTGCGCGGCCCAGCTTCCCGCGACGGGCGCGGGCACGCGCTTCATGTGGCTGCCCTGCCGCGGCTCGCTGCGCTTCGGGCGTGTACCCATCGGGCAGACCAACTGGGACGACAGCAACCTGGACGACTTCACCTTCGCGGGCGGCAACCAGGTCACGGCCAGCGGCTACGGCGCCTTTTCTTTCGGCGACCAGGTGAACGTGTCGTCCACCGTGGGCGTGGGCTTCGGCAGCGGCGTAACGGTGAGCGGCACGGCCGGCTTCAGTGCCGGCGCAAGCAACGTGTGCTCGGGCTTTGCCTGCACCGCGATCGGCTACACGGTGCGCGCGGGCGGGCAGGGTTCCGTGGCTCTCGGCTACCGGACGACCGCCAACAACGACTACTCGGTGGCGCTGGGGTACCGGGCCAGCAACAACACCCACACCGGCACCATGGTGATGGGTGACGAGTCGACGACCGACTCCGTGCGCAACCAGGCGGACAACGAGTTCCGCATCCGCTACAACGGCGGCATCCGCCTGCGCGTAAGCACGGCGGCCAACGGCAACACGCCAGGTGCCGGCGGCAACGTGGGCTGCGACCTTACCGTCGCCGTGCCGTCGTGGACCTGCGCATCCAGCCGCACGCTCAAGGAGAACTACCTGAACGTGGACGGCGAGTATGTGCTGTCGCGCATTCGCGCCATGCCCATCACCACCTGGAGCATGATCGGGGCGGATGCGCAGGTGCGGCACCTGGGGCCGGTGGCGGAGGACTTCTATCGCGCGTTCGGTCTGGGCATCGGCGAGACGACGATCGGCATGGGTGACATCGACGGCGTGAACATCGCCGCGGCCAAGGCGCTGGAGGCGCGCACGTCGCGCCTGCGTGAGGAAGTGGAGATGCGCACCGCGCAGGTGAACACGCTCCAGGCGCAGGTGGCCGAGCAGGCGGCGCAGCTGCAGGCCGCCAAGCTGCGTTCGGACGCGCTCGAGGCCCGGCTTCAGGCGCTGGAAGCCAAGCCCTGA
- a CDS encoding AAA family ATPase has translation MARWHRSPQVLEAAAEWRDRCLMQDGSILSGRSLWTLDNLAYLEQYFTRNLDTGTGRFLEKLQEQLAPAPPEAKQLAAEMLWLLYLSVSETSMRGGTKRLQIRDAWQWSREPLPHAPAVLGEVLDQGVANPGTGFQTHRWRELVFVIDLAQRWKRQPVPVQRVLIEDPWSFARWVDSIPSSRGRQFRHMLLYLLFPEHFERVVTGSHKELIIHELLPETGHINADINFADRAAVDQLLYELRPDLQQRYGPEMDYYTEPLRSRWLAPKVRPPASARVTPAEPAAQPVPASYDVRVWVIAAGEGARLWPEFVENGIVAIGWDYLGDLSSFASHEDVLAAIRAEEGGNPSNNANACWQFSHDVRRGDVVVVKKGRQTLLGYGIVTSDYRFDEGRSEYQHTRSVNWRRLGSWTLPPEHGVVPKTLTEYTPYPEWVHTAFRLMDGPVAPVDGGHEVSAGPPEPLPYTREDAESDVFLEADVLTSILDALARKKNVILEGAPGVGKTYAARRIAWALMGTRDGARVELVQFHQSYGYEEFVQGWRPAAGGFELRDGIFHRFCARAAADPDRPYVFIIDEINRGNLSRIFGELLMLIEADKRGPEFTATLANSPDERFHVPANVHILGMMNTADRSLAMVDYALRRRFSFIRMEPAFGSERFINHLIARGMEEDMVRRVNRRLVELNQVISDDQRNLGPGFQIGHSYFVPAEGTEQLDGAWYEHIVRQEIRPLLREYWFDQPDQVEAHVARLLS, from the coding sequence ATGGCTCGCTGGCACAGATCACCGCAGGTACTGGAGGCTGCCGCCGAGTGGCGCGACCGCTGTCTGATGCAGGACGGTTCCATCCTGTCCGGCCGCAGCCTGTGGACACTGGATAATCTGGCGTACCTGGAGCAGTACTTTACCCGCAACCTGGACACCGGAACCGGTCGCTTCCTGGAGAAGCTGCAGGAACAGCTCGCGCCCGCTCCCCCCGAAGCCAAGCAGCTCGCCGCGGAGATGCTGTGGCTGCTGTACCTGAGTGTAAGCGAAACCTCCATGCGGGGCGGAACCAAGCGGCTGCAGATCCGCGACGCGTGGCAGTGGTCCCGCGAGCCGCTGCCCCACGCCCCGGCCGTGCTGGGCGAAGTTCTCGACCAAGGCGTGGCGAACCCCGGAACGGGCTTTCAGACGCACCGGTGGCGCGAACTGGTGTTCGTCATCGACTTGGCGCAGCGCTGGAAGCGCCAACCGGTCCCGGTGCAGCGTGTGTTGATCGAGGATCCCTGGAGCTTCGCGCGCTGGGTGGACAGCATTCCGTCCAGCCGCGGGCGGCAGTTCCGCCACATGCTCCTGTATTTGCTCTTTCCGGAACACTTTGAGCGCGTGGTCACGGGCAGCCACAAGGAGTTGATCATCCATGAACTGCTCCCGGAAACCGGCCACATCAACGCCGACATCAACTTCGCCGACCGCGCCGCGGTGGATCAGTTGCTCTACGAACTGCGCCCTGACCTCCAGCAGCGCTACGGCCCGGAGATGGACTACTACACGGAGCCGCTGCGCAGCCGGTGGCTCGCCCCCAAGGTCCGGCCCCCGGCCAGCGCGCGCGTGACGCCCGCCGAACCCGCGGCCCAGCCGGTTCCCGCCTCCTACGACGTGCGCGTGTGGGTCATCGCGGCGGGCGAGGGCGCGCGGCTGTGGCCGGAGTTCGTCGAGAACGGGATCGTCGCCATCGGGTGGGACTACCTGGGCGACCTTTCGTCCTTCGCCAGCCACGAAGATGTCCTCGCCGCGATCCGCGCGGAGGAAGGGGGCAATCCGTCCAACAACGCCAACGCCTGCTGGCAGTTTTCCCACGATGTCCGTCGCGGCGACGTCGTGGTCGTCAAGAAGGGGCGGCAGACCCTGCTGGGCTACGGCATCGTCACCTCGGACTACCGCTTTGATGAGGGCCGGTCGGAGTATCAGCACACGAGGTCCGTGAACTGGCGCCGGCTCGGCTCGTGGACGCTTCCGCCGGAGCACGGCGTGGTACCCAAGACGCTCACGGAGTACACGCCGTATCCGGAGTGGGTGCACACCGCGTTCAGGCTGATGGACGGGCCGGTCGCGCCCGTCGATGGCGGGCACGAGGTTTCCGCCGGTCCGCCGGAGCCCCTGCCCTACACCCGCGAGGACGCCGAGAGCGATGTGTTCCTCGAGGCAGACGTGCTCACGTCCATTCTGGACGCCCTGGCGCGGAAAAAAAACGTGATCCTGGAGGGAGCGCCGGGCGTGGGCAAGACCTACGCGGCCCGGCGGATCGCGTGGGCGCTGATGGGGACCAGAGACGGTGCGCGCGTGGAACTGGTGCAGTTTCACCAATCGTACGGCTACGAGGAATTCGTGCAGGGCTGGCGGCCGGCCGCGGGCGGGTTCGAGCTGCGCGACGGGATCTTTCACCGTTTCTGCGCGCGCGCCGCCGCGGACCCGGACCGGCCGTACGTGTTCATCATTGATGAAATCAACCGGGGCAACCTGAGCAGGATCTTCGGCGAACTGCTGATGCTGATCGAGGCGGACAAGCGCGGTCCCGAGTTCACCGCCACGCTCGCCAACTCGCCCGACGAGCGGTTTCACGTGCCCGCCAACGTTCACATCCTGGGGATGATGAACACGGCCGACCGGTCGCTGGCGATGGTGGACTACGCGCTGCGACGCCGGTTCAGCTTCATCCGCATGGAGCCGGCGTTCGGCAGTGAACGCTTCATCAATCACCTGATCGCCAGGGGGATGGAGGAGGACATGGTGCGCCGGGTGAACCGGCGGCTGGTGGAACTCAACCAGGTGATCAGCGACGACCAGCGCAACCTGGGGCCGGGCTTCCAGATCGGGCACAGCTACTTCGTCCCCGCGGAGGGAACGGAGCAGCTGGACGGCGCGTGGTACGAACACATCGTGCGGCAGGAGATCCGCCCTCTGCTGCGCGAATACTGGTTCGACCAGCCGGACCAGGTGGAGGCACACGTAGCGCGGCTGCTCTCGTGA
- a CDS encoding lantibiotic dehydratase, whose product MDDAAQSGADSLFYRFVCRVGGAPVDTVDELRAAETLRLTAELAQVEARIAAGREAVSHRLFTAIGTAPDKPARNRLIALKRDLYNGKAPTPARMAEAEAALDAEAVEQVRAAAADLEQGRELEARVRAAYDSETAALRSRFAALVRDSDFRKGVLVSSRALYGHLDRYASAAASGSLTGRDEKTERGLLRYYTRMAAKATPFATFCAIIPGTFVEGQAEGGEGETRFSGSPRAKRSFVRINKFLYGLLFDHLKTRSGVRHALRVERNPTIRAENERLVFLTAIDGREVFQRLADNEVLQLIASRFQDGQAPTLGDLISALSSDPEIDATPEEAEAYLNKLIEIGFLRFHTGIREQDADWDLPFRELLLAMDDEHAHRTAELLAGLRERVARYSEAGVEERAAIIDDMHAVILSALEAMEITGRLRRDMPFYEDATSDASASIALTPGVRRAFSDLDTWVRLTARLAWPRAEQATMRHFFESYYGSSAPVPLLKFYEDFYREHFKAHVEKEQQRGRPPAEGEAPYDVGNPFGLDVIREMGKVRTRIAELYRQAWSAAPDAETLDLTTEQIEAAVAGAETVSAVPRSMGAFALLVPGGAADGDPSVVLQSASYTAGYGKYFSRFLYMLPDDVQQDVRTANAALSSDLVAEICGDAQFNANLHPPLLEWEISYPTGESGATEQQLRSSEIMVQPDPEDPQALCLMHGPTGRRVLPVDLGFLNPRMRPPLYQLLSRFTPPVMFAPPIPDTLEAPRPPAPSAALVAEADAGQVDAAQADAVPQADAVQNAEAQADAGQADVVQADAVQADAGQGAAAPADADQAGAAPVAEGAPADAAVPEAPAPRIVHRPRITFGRLVLARRRWTIPSVLFPQRRPEESGADFFLRANRWRAEQGIPETAYLRMQPLPDPKPAQPGAPAQPEPAADAAAEIPGYEGHAEEEVADPVEEAGEEPAAAEGQAPDAAAQAAAAKKVTQPSRDFYKPQFVDFGNPLVVALLGRVATGLKNFTAVLEERYPDRGALARHDGEAYATELVVQLYYPGGTASTPAAAAEEVLAAS is encoded by the coding sequence ATGGATGACGCCGCGCAGTCCGGCGCGGATTCCCTCTTTTACCGCTTCGTCTGCCGGGTGGGCGGCGCCCCCGTCGACACGGTCGATGAACTGCGCGCGGCGGAAACCCTGCGCCTGACCGCGGAACTGGCGCAGGTGGAGGCCCGCATCGCCGCCGGCCGCGAAGCCGTGAGCCACCGGCTGTTCACCGCCATCGGCACCGCGCCCGACAAGCCCGCGCGCAACCGGCTGATCGCCCTCAAGCGCGACCTGTACAACGGCAAGGCGCCCACCCCCGCGCGCATGGCCGAGGCCGAAGCCGCGCTGGACGCCGAGGCCGTGGAGCAGGTGCGCGCCGCCGCCGCCGACCTGGAGCAGGGCCGCGAACTGGAGGCCCGCGTCCGCGCCGCGTACGACAGCGAGACGGCCGCGCTGCGCTCGCGCTTTGCCGCCCTCGTGCGCGACTCCGACTTCCGCAAGGGCGTTCTGGTCAGCAGCCGCGCGCTGTACGGGCACCTGGACCGCTACGCCAGCGCCGCCGCCTCCGGCAGCCTCACTGGCCGCGACGAAAAGACGGAGCGCGGGCTGCTGCGCTACTACACGCGCATGGCCGCCAAGGCCACCCCGTTCGCCACCTTCTGCGCCATCATCCCCGGCACCTTCGTGGAAGGCCAGGCGGAGGGCGGCGAGGGGGAGACGCGCTTCAGCGGCTCGCCGCGCGCCAAGCGCAGCTTCGTGCGCATCAACAAGTTCCTGTACGGCCTGCTGTTCGATCACCTCAAGACGCGCTCCGGCGTGCGGCACGCGCTGCGGGTGGAGCGCAATCCCACGATCCGCGCCGAGAACGAGCGGCTGGTGTTCCTTACCGCCATCGACGGCCGCGAAGTCTTTCAGCGCCTGGCCGACAACGAGGTGCTGCAGCTGATCGCCTCGCGCTTCCAGGACGGGCAGGCACCCACGCTGGGCGACCTGATCAGCGCCCTCAGCAGCGACCCCGAGATCGACGCCACGCCGGAAGAAGCAGAGGCGTACCTCAACAAGCTGATCGAAATCGGCTTCCTGCGCTTTCACACCGGCATCCGCGAGCAGGACGCGGACTGGGACCTCCCCTTCCGCGAGCTGCTTCTGGCGATGGACGACGAGCACGCGCACCGCACGGCCGAGCTGCTGGCCGGGCTGCGCGAGCGCGTCGCCCGCTACAGCGAGGCGGGGGTGGAGGAGCGGGCGGCCATCATCGACGACATGCACGCCGTCATCCTGAGCGCGCTGGAGGCGATGGAAATCACCGGACGGCTGCGCAGGGACATGCCGTTCTACGAGGACGCCACCAGCGACGCGTCCGCGTCCATCGCGCTCACGCCGGGGGTGCGCCGCGCCTTCAGCGATCTGGACACCTGGGTGCGGCTGACGGCCCGCCTTGCGTGGCCTCGCGCGGAACAGGCCACCATGCGGCATTTCTTTGAGTCGTACTACGGCAGTTCCGCGCCGGTGCCGCTGCTGAAGTTCTACGAGGACTTCTACCGCGAGCACTTCAAGGCGCACGTGGAAAAGGAGCAGCAGCGCGGCCGTCCGCCCGCCGAGGGCGAGGCGCCGTACGACGTGGGCAACCCGTTCGGGCTGGATGTGATCCGCGAGATGGGCAAGGTGCGCACGCGCATCGCCGAGCTGTACCGGCAGGCGTGGAGCGCGGCGCCGGACGCCGAAACGCTGGACCTGACCACGGAGCAGATCGAGGCGGCGGTGGCCGGCGCCGAAACGGTGAGCGCCGTTCCGCGCTCCATGGGCGCGTTCGCCCTGCTCGTTCCCGGCGGCGCGGCGGACGGCGATCCGTCCGTGGTGCTGCAGTCCGCCAGCTACACGGCGGGGTACGGCAAGTACTTTTCGCGTTTTCTGTACATGCTGCCGGACGACGTGCAGCAGGACGTGCGCACGGCCAACGCGGCGCTCAGCAGCGACCTGGTGGCGGAGATCTGCGGCGACGCCCAGTTCAACGCCAACCTGCATCCCCCGCTGCTGGAGTGGGAAATCAGCTACCCCACCGGCGAGAGCGGCGCGACGGAGCAGCAGCTTCGCAGCAGCGAAATCATGGTGCAGCCGGATCCGGAAGATCCGCAGGCGCTCTGCCTGATGCACGGCCCCACCGGGCGGCGCGTGCTTCCCGTGGACCTGGGATTCCTGAACCCGCGCATGCGGCCGCCGCTGTACCAGCTTCTGTCGCGCTTTACGCCGCCGGTGATGTTCGCCCCGCCGATCCCGGACACGCTGGAAGCGCCGCGTCCCCCCGCGCCTTCCGCCGCCCTGGTGGCGGAGGCGGACGCGGGTCAGGTGGATGCAGCCCAGGCCGATGCCGTGCCTCAGGCGGACGCCGTCCAGAATGCCGAAGCTCAGGCGGACGCGGGTCAGGCGGACGTGGTCCAGGCCGATGCCGTGCAGGCGGATGCGGGTCAGGGAGCCGCGGCTCCGGCGGATGCAGACCAGGCCGGAGCCGCGCCGGTGGCCGAGGGCGCTCCGGCTGACGCCGCCGTGCCGGAGGCGCCCGCGCCGCGCATCGTGCACCGGCCGCGCATCACCTTCGGGCGGCTGGTGCTGGCGCGCCGGCGGTGGACGATCCCGAGCGTGCTGTTTCCGCAGCGGCGGCCGGAAGAAAGCGGCGCCGACTTCTTTCTGCGCGCCAACCGCTGGCGGGCGGAGCAGGGGATTCCGGAAACGGCGTACCTGCGCATGCAGCCGCTTCCCGACCCCAAGCCCGCGCAGCCCGGCGCCCCCGCCCAGCCGGAACCCGCGGCCGACGCCGCCGCGGAAATCCCCGGCTACGAGGGCCATGCCGAGGAAGAGGTTGCCGATCCGGTGGAGGAGGCGGGCGAAGAACCCGCCGCCGCCGAGGGGCAGGCGCCCGACGCCGCCGCGCAGGCCGCGGCGGCAAAAAAGGTCACGCAGCCGTCGCGCGACTTCTACAAGCCGCAGTTCGTGGATTTCGGCAACCCGCTGGTGGTCGCGCTTCTGGGCCGCGTGGCCACGGGGCTCAAGAACTTCACCGCGGTGCTGGAGGAGCGCTATCCCGACCGCGGCGCCCTCGCCCGGCACGACGGCGAGGCGTACGCCACCGAACTGGTGGTGCAGCTGTACTATCCCGGCGGCACCGCCTCCACCCCCGCCGCCGCGGCGGAGGAAGTGCTGGCCGCGTCATGA